The Nocardioides sp. cx-173 genome segment GCATGCGGCTCCCCGGCTGCCACCTTCAGCCGCGCCCACGGCAGCAGCACCTCTCCCGCCTGCGGCAACGGGTCCTCCTGGAAGGGGTGGTCGAGCACGTCTCCGGCCGCGGCTCGCGGCCGCCCGTCCTGCGCGCGCAGCACCACGAGCGAGACGACCAGCACCACCACGATCACCGCGAGCACCGAGGCGACGGGCCACAGCGTGCGACGCCTCGGCTCGTCGGTCGCGACCTCCTCGTCCGCGGCCACATCACCGGCCTGAGCGTCCGCGGCCGGTGCGACCGGCTGACCCTGCCCCCCGTTGCCCATGGCCTGCACCGTGCCCCGCGGCTGACCAGGCGAAACCACCGGCCCCGGAGGTGCGTGCCTCCCGACGAGTCCGCTTGATCCGGCTCGGCCCCCGGGCGATCATCGAAGGATGGGGCTCGTCCTGGTCCAGGGGGCGGCGGTGGTCGCCGTCCTGGCCCTGCTCTGGCTGCTGCCGGAGGCCGACGCCCACCTCGCTCGTGCACGTGCGCTGGGGCGGCGGCTCGGGCTGGTGCCGCCCCCCGTGCCGGCACCGGTCGCGCCGCCGATCGAGCAGATCGCGGCGGACCTGTGGCGGATCGGATCGGCGCTGCACGACGCTCCGCCCGGCACCCCCGTCGCCCGCCGGCGCGGCTGGCTGGCGGCGTACGACGACGTGCTGGTCGCCGCGTGCCGGGGCCTCGACCTCGACCAGAGCCTGGAGTCGTACCCGCCGGGGGCCAGGCGGGACCTGGAGCGCGAGCGGGTCGAGCGGATGCTGGTGCGGGCCGGGCTGGGCCCGCTCAGGCGGTGACGACGACGGTGGTGCCGATCGGCGCGAAGCGCCAGAGGCGAAGGGCGTCGGAGCGCCGCTGGCGGATGCAGCCGTGCGAGAGCGGGGTGCCGAGCTCGGCGACGCTCTGGACCCGCTCGCCATCGAGCACCGGGATGTCGTGGAAGCCGATCGCGGCGCCCGCATCTCCCTGGGTGAAGCGCACGAAGTACTTCATGGTGCCCGAGTCGTCAATGCCCGTGGCGTCCTCGGAGCGCGAGTAGACCTCGAAGGTGCCGGGGTCGAGGTTGTCGTAGACGCTGCCCGAGACCCGGTAGGTCGAGACCACCTTCTCCCGCTCGTCCACGAGCCACACGCGCTGACGGCTCTCGCTGAAGACCACCCGCTTGCCCTCGCCGGAGTCGGCGGGCAGGGCCGTCGCCGGCCGTGCGGGCCTGGCCGGATCGGGGGACGGCGTGGCGGCCTCCGGGCGGGCAGCGACCTCGGCCCGCGAGTCGGAGCGGGAGGCCTCGGAGCTGCGGTCGTCGGGAGTCGTGACGCGCTCGGACACCCGGCCGACCAGGTCGCGGGGGTCGGTGTCGTGGGCCGTCGAGGGCAGAATGCCGGTGCCGCCGAGGACGGCGACGAGGGTCACGGCGAGCGAGGAGCCGAGGATGCCGATCCGCCCGTAGCGGGGCCGGACCTCGGCGCGGTGCCTGCTCATCGGATCACCTCCGCTTGGCGCGCTTGACCAGGTTGGCGGCCACGTCGCGGTAGGCGGTCGCACCCTTGTTGGAGCGGCTGGTGGCGAGGATCGAGCGTCCCGCTGCCGGCGCCTCCGCGAACTTGATCGTCTTGGGGATCGGCGGCTCCACGACCTCGAGGTCGTAGGTCTCGGAGATCGTGTCCAGCACGGTGCGTGCGTGGGTGGTCCGGCCGTCGTACAGCGTCGGCAGCACGCCCCACACAGCCAGCCCCTTGTTGGTGAAGCGGCGTACGTCGTGGACGGTGTCGAGCAGCTGCCCGACCCCGCGGTGCGACAACGTCTCGCACTGCAGCGGGATGAGCACGCCGTCGGCGGCCGTCAGCGCGGCCACGGTGAGCACCCCCAGCGACGGCGGGCAGTCCAGCAAGATCCAGTCGTAGCCCTGTCCCTTCTCGGCGAGGTCCTCGATGACACCGCGCACGACGTGCTCGCGACCGGTGCGGGTGAGCAGGTCGGCCTCGGCGCGGGCCAGCTCGATGGTCGCAGGCAGCAGGTCGACGCCGTCCTCGGTCTCGAGGATCGCCTCGATCGGGTCCAGCCCCTTGG includes the following:
- a CDS encoding ParA family protein — translated: MSKKRTTTLAVANQKGGVAKTTSVASIGAALAELGHRVLLIDLDPQACLTFSLGVDPEDLELSVHQVLTKGLDPIEAILETEDGVDLLPATIELARAEADLLTRTGREHVVRGVIEDLAEKGQGYDWILLDCPPSLGVLTVAALTAADGVLIPLQCETLSHRGVGQLLDTVHDVRRFTNKGLAVWGVLPTLYDGRTTHARTVLDTISETYDLEVVEPPIPKTIKFAEAPAAGRSILATSRSNKGATAYRDVAANLVKRAKRR
- a CDS encoding L,D-transpeptidase, encoding MSRHRAEVRPRYGRIGILGSSLAVTLVAVLGGTGILPSTAHDTDPRDLVGRVSERVTTPDDRSSEASRSDSRAEVAARPEAATPSPDPARPARPATALPADSGEGKRVVFSESRQRVWLVDEREKVVSTYRVSGSVYDNLDPGTFEVYSRSEDATGIDDSGTMKYFVRFTQGDAGAAIGFHDIPVLDGERVQSVAELGTPLSHGCIRQRRSDALRLWRFAPIGTTVVVTA